One Ostrinia nubilalis chromosome 4, ilOstNubi1.1, whole genome shotgun sequence DNA window includes the following coding sequences:
- the LOC135088585 gene encoding methionine aminopeptidase 2, with translation MAAVKTTEEINKEDVVENGEEEELDTVEDGENKDPAKKKKKKKKKKKTAENDNAGEGEDETESSKLPEQANALSLGDAEADDKKKKKKKNRSKGGKGSGKEQTKPPTIPIAELYPDSNFPEGQIMEHGPAEGIDERTAKDRFSSEEKRALDRMQQDIYQEIRHAAEAHRQTRKHIREWIKPGMTMIEICEELESTARRLIGEDGLKAGLAFPTGCSRNHCAAHYTPNTGDTTVLEYDDVVKIDFGTHINGRIIDCAFTLHFNPRYDPLVKGVQEATEAGIKASGVDVRLCDVGAAVQEVMESHEVELDGQVYQVKPIRNLNGHSIGPYRIHAGKTVPIVKGGETTRMEENEFYAIETFGSTGRGQVHDDMDCSHYMKNFDQQFVPLRLQSSKQLLNLINKNFGTLAFCKRWLERAGASRYAMALKDLCDKGVVDPYPPLCDVKGCYTAQFEHTILLRPTCKEVISRGDDY, from the exons ATGGCTGCAGTAAAGACTACAGAGGAAATAAATAAGGAAGACGTTGTAGAAAATGGCGAGGAAGAAGAGCTGGATACTGTAGAAGACGGCGAGAACAAAGATCCCgccaagaagaagaaaaagaaaaaaaagaagaagaagacag CTGAAAATGACAATGCAGGTGAAGGTGAAGATGAGACAGAGTCATCAAAATTACCAGAACAAGCTAATGCTTTGTCTTTGGGAGATGCTGAAGCTGATgacaagaaaaagaagaagaaaaaaaacagAAGCAAAGGTGGCAAGGGCTCCGGCAAAGAGCAGACTAAGCCACCAACTATACCCATTGCGGAGTTATATCCAGACA gtaACTTCCCTGAGGGTCAAATTATGGAGCATGGTCCTGCTGAAGGTATTGATGAGAGGACTGCCAAGGACAGATTTTCTAGTGAAGAAAAGAGAGCCTTGGATAGGATGCAACAAGACATCTACCAAGAAATCAGGCATGCAGCTGAAGCTCACAGACAA ACACGCAAGCATATTCGTGAATGGATCAAGCCTGGCATGACAATGATTGAAATTTGCGAAGAGCTTGAATCAACTGCAAGACGTCTAATCGGTGAAGATGGATTGAAGGCAGGGCTGGCCTTTCCTACTGGCTGTAGCCGCAATCACTGTGCTGCCCACTACACTCCGAATACAG GTGACACAACCGTCTTGGAGTATGACGACGTGGTGAAGATAGACTTCGGGACCCATATCAACGGCCGCATCATCGACTGTGCGTTCACTCTGCACTTCAACCCGCGATACGACCCGCTGGTCAAAGGCGTGCAGGAGGCCACAGAAGCCGGCATCAAGGCCTCCGGTGTCGACGTGAGGCTGTGTGACGTGGGCGCTGCGGTTCAAGAA GTAATGGAGTCCCATGAAGTGGAACTGGATGGCCAAGTTTATCAAGTGAAACCTATACGGAATCTGAATGGCCACTCTATCGGACCATACA GGATTCACGCCGGCAAGACGGTGCCGATCGTGAAAGGCGGCGAGACCACGCGCATGGAGGAGAACGAGTTCTACGCCATCGAGACCTTCGGCTCCACCGGCCGCGGGCAGGTGCACGATGACATGGACTGTTCCCACTACATGAAGAACTTCGACCAGCAGTTTGTGCCTCTAAG ACTGCAGTCCTCGAAGCAGCTTCTCAACTTGATCAACAAGAACTTCGGCACGCTCGCATTCTGCAAGCGTTGGCTGGAGCGCGCCGGGGCGTCCCGGTACGCCATGGCGCTCAAGGACCTGTGCGACAAGGGCGTGGTGGACCCCTACCCGCCGCTGTGCGACGTCAAGGGCTGCTACACGGCGCAGTTCGAGCACACCATCCTCCTCCGGCCCACCTGCAAGGAGGTCATCTCCCGCGGCGACGACTACTAG
- the LOC135088598 gene encoding holocytochrome c-type synthase, with protein sequence MGNKVSAESNVDIKNVPNIGTPPPECPMHNKGNAVSTKEAGKPSEFSVQNDKNTTETKKPSECPVQHGNDINPYNMMPPANQQPAPDQPFSLPTNRQVSSIPRAMPDGSTEFWVYPSQQMFWNAMLRKGWRWKDEDIKQKDMEDIIHIHNANNEQAWQEVLKWEALHAKECGHPRLKSFGGKATQYSPRAIIRSWLGYELPFDRHDWIVDRCGKEVRYVIDYYDGGEVDNKYQFALLDVRPALDSIDNVWDRMKVFYMRYRYELIGNKENPELTN encoded by the exons ATGGGTAATAAAGTATCAGCTGAATCTAATGTTGACATAAAAAATGTCCCGAACATCGGAACACCACCTCCTGAATGTCCCATGCACAATAAAGGCAATGCAGTGTCGACGAAAGAAGCAGGAAAACCATCAGAATTTTCCGTTCAAAATGACAAAAATACCACTGAAACGAAGAAGCCCTCGGAGTGTCCTGTGCAACACGGGAATGATATCAACCCCTACAACATG ATGCCACCTGCGAACCAGCAGCCAGCCCCAGACCAGCCATTTTCTCTTCCCACAAACAGACAAGTGTCGTCGATTCCTCGAGCAATGCCTGATGGTTCCACAGAGTTCTGGGTCTATCCTAGTCAACAAATGTTTTGGAATGCAATGTTGCGCAAAGGTTGGCGTTGGAAGGATGAAGACATTAAACAAAAAGATATGGAAGACATTATTCACATTCACAATGCTAATAATGAGCAG GCCTGGCAAGAAGTATTGAAATGGGAAGCACTACATGCAAAGGAATGTGGGCATCCTAGGCTCAAAAGCTTTGGTGGTAAAGCAACTCAATACAGTCCTAGGGCAATCATACGGTCTTGGCTTGG GTATGAACTACCATTTGACCGTCATGATTGGATAGTGGACAGGTGCGGAAAAGAAGTGCGATATGTTATTGACTACTATGATGGAGGAGAAGTTGATAACAAGTACCAATTTGCGCTTCTTGATGTGAGGCCAGCATTAGATTCCATAGATAATGTTTGGGACAGAATGAAAGTATTTTACATGAGGTACCGTTACGAGTTGATAGGAAATAAAGAAAACCCTGAACTGACCAATTGA
- the LOC135088590 gene encoding BRISC and BRCA1-A complex member 2-like: MSQEVCLGILNEISPAFRPYIQCVYQDLKLGLCKTKVDIERISGGSDGAESQFRLILPYCSKKLKWEVIFDSTAPWFAPDFRFDDESFLSNVDEEFLESRLPSLSNWKESDPRALSDVISEMINLYKIHQIKKLNEDESSRAYFEYSALLGDALTSEKDIEVWVGGHVVEFLIKLNVDTSRLPELYYEGTDQNPGIDTALLLVRYPNSTNAELILSPLLTKSLGNISLPVMHQSGVLMDYVPMVTELLNNKIQDVLNNEKLKRELLAQLIVKYEGAVLEHDANNAAFLFEMNDFHWILQIDLGVKFPEKPPILTLRSVYHSIKGKPKFKVLPACPYKNFEGYIEQQVVIFKNECQGHNLSNNQLVNLDNN; encoded by the exons ATGTCTCAAGAAGTTTGTTTAGGTATTCTAAATGAAATATCACCTGCATTTCGCCCGTACATACAATGTGTTTATCAAGATTTAAAACTCG gtcTGTGTAAAACCAAGGTAGACATCGAAAGAATATCTGGTGGCTCAGACGGCGCGGAAAGTCAGTTTCGTTTGATCTTGCCATATTGCTCCAAGAAATTGAAATGGGAAGTTATTTTTGATTCAACTGCACCTTGGTTTGCTCCTGACTTCAGATTTGATGATGAAAGTTTCCTGAGTAATGTTGATGAAGAATTCTTAGAAAGTAGACTGCCAAGTTTATCAAACTGGAAAGAAAGTGATCCCAGAGCATTAAGCGATGTTATTTCAGAGATGattaatttatacaaaatacaccag ATCAAGAAGTTAAATGAAGATGAAAGTTCTAGAGCTTATTTTGAATACAGTGCCTTACTTGGAGATGCACTGACTTCCGAAAAGGACATAGAGGTGTGGGTCGGTGGACATGTGGTCGAGTTCCTGATAAAACTCAACGTTGATACATCCCGGCTTCCTGAACTGTATTATGAAGG AACTGATCAAAATCCAGGTATTGATACTGCTCTCCTTTTAGTAAGGTACCCTAATTCAACAAATGCTGAATTAATTCTATCACCATTGCTCACTAAATCACTTGGGAATATATCATTGCCAGT AATGCATCAGTCAGGAGTTCTTATGGATTATGTCCCAATGGTCACTGAACTACTcaataataag ATACAAGATGTGTTGAACAATGAAAAACTTAAAAGAGAACTGCTTGCTCAACTCATAGTAAAATATGAAGGAGCTGTGCTTGAGCATGATGCAAATAATGCAGCATTCCTGTTTGAGATGAATGATTTTCATTGGATTTTACAAATTGATTTAG GTGTGAAATTTCCTGAAAAGCCTCCAATACTCACTCTGAGGTCTGTTTATCATAGTATCAAAGGAAAACCAAAATTCAAAGTTTTACCAGCATGTCCTTACAAAAACTTTGAGGGCTACATTGAACAACAAGTGGTAATTTTCAAAAATGAGTGCCAAGGAcacaatttatcaaataaccagcTAGTGAACTtggataataattaa
- the LOC135088595 gene encoding uncharacterized protein LOC135088595, producing the protein MKNMNFANSPSELLKLAKKFNCFYLTGLHQGVCKPFIVAGHQVGLIRPNVLKHLQRFPETFRITDQFVELNPAFRDYKERTTNVAEVLQRLKRENEICALKGWRDECFEVSTPICHESLLEMDRSAICLFGIRNYGVSVTGYLYHPTKGLCIWLQQRSFTKQTWPGKWDCFVSGGLAVGYGILETTIKEAAEEASVEGDLVKKLVPAGCVSFYFESERGLFPNTEYVYDLELPLDFNPQNADGEVESFELLTADECIQRALSPQFKTTSAPVLIDFLIRKGYINPENEPNYRYLVELLHVPLQSIYNWPYTMVNAVNGDGQVLNNVD; encoded by the exons ATGAAAAACATGAATTTCGCAAACAGTCCTTCAGAGCTCTTAAAATTAGCAAAAAAATTCAACTGCTTTTATTTAACAG GTTTGCATCAAGGTGTTTGTAAACCTTTTATTGTTGCTGGTCACCAAGTTGGTCTAATTCGGCCGAACGTTCTAAAGCACCTTCAACGATTCCCTGAG ACATTTAGAATTACAGACCAGTTTGTGGAGTTGAACCCAGCCTTTCGTGACTACAAAGAAAGGACAACCAATGTAGCTGAAGTATTACAACGTTTGAAGAGGGAAAATGAAATATGTGCTCTCAAAGGTTGGCGTGATGAG tgtTTTGAAGTGAGCACACCTATTTGTCATGAAAGCCTGTTGGAGATGGACAGAAGTGCAATCTGCCTGTTCGGGATCCGTAACTATGGAGTTAGTGTTACTGGGTATCTCTACCATCCTACAAAAGGCCTGTGCATCTGGCTACAACAGCGTAGCTTCACTAAACAGACATGGCCAG gaAAATGGGACTGCTTTGTTAGTGGAGGTTTAGCAGTAGGCTATGGAATTTTAGAAACTACAATCAAAGAGGCAGCCGAAGAAGCCTCGGTTGAAGGTGATCTTGTCAAGAAGCTGGTGCCAGCAGGATGTGTCAG cTTCTATTTTGAAAGTGAAAGGGGCTTGTTTCCCAATACAGAGTATGTTTATGACCTTGAGTTGCCCTTGGACTTCAATCCGCAAAATGCAGATGGTGAAGTGGAGAGTTTTGAGCTACTTACCGCAGATGAGTGTATTCAAAGAGCTCTGTCGCCGCAGTTTAAAACCACAAGTGCTCCAgttttgatagattttttgaTTAGAAAGGGTTACATAAATCCTGAGAATG AACCTAATTACCGATACCTGGTGGAGTTGCTACATGTACCTCTTCAATCAATCTACAACTGGCCATACACTATGGTAAACGCTGTTAATGGTGACGGTCAGGTTTTAAACAATGTTGATTAA